CGATCTCGCCGTCGGCCGCTTCCACCTCGAACCAGTGCTTGCGCACGTACCGCTCGCCGCTCCCGTGGGTGCAGGGGCCGGTCTCCCGCCACGCCCGCAGGACCCGGGCGACCACGAGGGTGCCCCCGCGCCACGAGAACCGCTCCGGAAGCCCGGGTTCCCCCAGGGCCAGGCGCGAGGTGTCGGCGGTTTCCACCGCGGGCTGGAGGCGCTCCCCCACGAACCGTTCGGCCAAACCCTGACCCATCCTTCCTGGCCGGGTACGCCCCACAGGGCACAGGGGCGCCTCAGACCATCGAGGCATGAATGCTCGTGTCGCGCGTGCTCCGTCGCAATCGGAATCGCGATGGGAGTCGGCGTCGATTTCGATATCGATTTCGACTGGATGACCAGGCGCCTGGAAGCGCTGGGGCGCCCGGCCTTCCGACCGGGCGCCCCTGGTGACCCCGAGCCTCGGT
The DNA window shown above is from Thermodesulfobacteriota bacterium and carries:
- a CDS encoding DUF6504 family protein; protein product: MAERFVGERLQPAVETADTSRLALGEPGLPERFSWRGGTLVVARVLRAWRETGPCTHGSGERYVRKHWFEVEAADGEIAKLYFERRGRRGEGRASRWWLFSVRSGDAPRRQGAGAQPGEAPGGRTP